The segment GCCTCGCGGGCGGCCCGCGGGATCAGAGTGCGCAGGACGGGCCACTGGGATGTGAGCAGGCCGGCGTCAAAGTAGGAGGTGAGATCGTCGCGCTGGCCCTCAGCCAGGACTGTGCGGTAGAGGCTCATACGCGAGCGGGGTCGGTCCAGGTCCCAGGTCCGCAGGCCCGACCAGACGATGTGCAGGGGAAGGCTGATCTCGCCCTGCCGGGGGCCGTCGAGTTCCTCCAGTGTCCCGGGCAGCCGGGCCGCGTAGCGGGCACGGAGGACCTCGGCGGCGGGCGGAGTACCGGGTGCGGAGGGGACGGTCATACTCGCCATTATGGCTTCCGCATTGCGGACGGAGCCGAGGATACCTGGCCGCGACTGCCGGACGGACCGAGGCCGGTGGTACCGGCCGGGCGGTGCGCGGTGCGGGTCGGAGATCACCACAGGTTCATAGCTTCGAGGACATCGGGCGCTTTCGGCAGGGGCGGGGTGGGCAGGCCGGCCAGGAGTTCGTCGGGGAGGTCCGTCTTGGTGTCGAGCCGGATCATCTCGCGCCAGCGCAGCACGGCCGGCCACCCGGTGGTCCAGGCGGGGCGGAGCTCGGCCACAGGGATGGCCCCCAGGTGCCGCCCGTCGGCGAGGAGGCGGGCGGCGGTCTTCGGACCCACCCCCCGCAGCCCGGCGATGTTGTCGGCCGGGTCGCCGGTCAGCGCCCGGTAGTCGGCCCACTGCGCGGGGTGGACACCATAGCGAGGGTAGATGTGCTCGGCGATGGTGTACCGGCGGTCCAAGCCGAGACCGGTGTTGAGGAGGCGGACGGCCGCCTCGCCTCCGCACAGGAGCTGGATGTAGTCCTTGTCCGCGCTCATGATGTCGACCGGCCGCCCGGCGGCGCGGGCGCGGGTGGTGAGGGTGGCGATCACGTCGTCGGCCTCGCAGCCATCCTGCTCGATCCACCGGACCCCGGCGTGGTCGAGGGCCGCCTTGACCAGCGGGAGGGAGTCCATCAGCCCCGGATCGGGGGCGGGGCGCTGCCCTTTGTAGGCGGGGTCCTGTTCCAGACGGGTCTGGGAGCCGTTCTCGGCGTCGAAGACGGTGAAGACCTCGAACCCGGTGGCGTGCTGGGCCTGGGCTTTGCGCAGGAGGGCGGCGAATCCGAACACCCCGGTCCGGTCGACCGTCTTGTCCCGGTTCCAGATGCGTGCGGCGAAGCCGAACCAGGCGCGGTGGAGGAGGTTGTGTCCGTCGACCAAGAGAAGGGGGACGGTCATGTGGGGCCTCCAGAGGGGTGCGTGCTGGTGGGGGCCTGTGACCGCGGCGGACGGGCATGCGGGGGCCGG is part of the Streptomyces qinzhouensis genome and harbors:
- a CDS encoding 5'-3' exonuclease codes for the protein MTVPLLLVDGHNLLHRAWFGFAARIWNRDKTVDRTGVFGFAALLRKAQAQHATGFEVFTVFDAENGSQTRLEQDPAYKGQRPAPDPGLMDSLPLVKAALDHAGVRWIEQDGCEADDVIATLTTRARAAGRPVDIMSADKDYIQLLCGGEAAVRLLNTGLGLDRRYTIAEHIYPRYGVHPAQWADYRALTGDPADNIAGLRGVGPKTAARLLADGRHLGAIPVAELRPAWTTGWPAVLRWREMIRLDTKTDLPDELLAGLPTPPLPKAPDVLEAMNLW